From the genome of Tautonia marina, one region includes:
- a CDS encoding O-antigen ligase family protein, with amino-acid sequence MGTFRIRILEWTDRLQAGILVGMLAGTALAFGGVVWWWRPVIAASAVLLVVLGLARVAIEGQARIRFSPLPVLGVLAVGLAVVQLAPIPSSLARRIAPEARSLHARGVPTALVLADDPEAELPEALASRTPATVDRSATLRWLFDASIGLVVLITSARFARKLGRTMVIWGSVVGIFVLMTGIGLVQMAGDVPELLGIITPGKAPSWAPSTLDLLRAPGTSVLRPLAEEGGATGPWLLPRPHRPFFLGSLMGGPGAYLAIGALGLPLSLALLLHLLAPRGSREPMADRIGRSGLAPLVGLLVLVVLSGSALIGVIAGPMLAIPFAVGLVLAGLPGAWPTGLRWLAVGLTVLALGSLGAGVSGNRLAGWGTDPKFAPITADLGRAERLWTQSARIIRDFPILGTGLGTFGRVIPSYKATDASPTTAGSSVLQWVVESGLAGAGVLGLALLWGLARIVRAWRRVGSADRALACGLVASAVCFGVFASVHWTVELPAVALSACAVLGTLDRWLSGGTDLFVEAA; translated from the coding sequence GTGGGCACCTTTCGCATCCGCATCCTTGAATGGACCGATCGCCTCCAGGCGGGCATCCTCGTCGGGATGCTCGCCGGGACGGCCCTGGCTTTTGGCGGGGTTGTCTGGTGGTGGCGGCCGGTGATCGCCGCCTCGGCCGTCTTGCTGGTCGTTCTTGGCCTGGCCCGGGTGGCAATCGAAGGGCAGGCCCGGATTCGATTCAGCCCCTTGCCGGTCCTGGGAGTCCTGGCCGTGGGCCTGGCGGTCGTTCAGCTCGCCCCGATTCCGTCGAGCCTGGCTCGTCGGATCGCTCCGGAAGCCCGATCGCTTCATGCCCGAGGGGTGCCGACAGCACTGGTCCTGGCCGACGACCCGGAGGCCGAGCTTCCCGAGGCTCTCGCCTCGCGGACCCCGGCCACGGTGGACCGATCGGCGACCCTCCGCTGGCTCTTTGACGCGAGTATCGGGCTCGTGGTCCTGATCACCTCGGCCCGGTTCGCCCGGAAGCTGGGCCGGACGATGGTGATCTGGGGCAGCGTGGTCGGGATCTTCGTGCTGATGACGGGCATCGGACTGGTCCAGATGGCCGGTGACGTGCCGGAGTTGCTGGGGATCATCACCCCTGGCAAGGCACCGAGCTGGGCTCCCTCGACCCTCGACCTGCTGAGGGCTCCCGGAACGTCGGTCCTTCGTCCCCTGGCCGAGGAAGGTGGGGCAACCGGGCCCTGGTTGCTCCCTCGACCCCATCGACCCTTCTTTCTCGGAAGTCTGATGGGAGGCCCCGGGGCGTACCTGGCGATTGGAGCCCTGGGCTTGCCGTTGTCGCTGGCCTTGCTGCTGCATCTGCTCGCTCCGCGGGGGAGCCGGGAACCGATGGCCGATCGAATCGGCCGGTCGGGGCTCGCCCCGCTGGTCGGGTTGCTCGTTCTGGTGGTCCTCTCCGGCTCGGCCCTGATCGGGGTGATCGCCGGGCCTATGCTGGCGATCCCGTTCGCGGTCGGCCTGGTGCTGGCAGGGCTGCCGGGGGCCTGGCCGACCGGGTTGCGATGGCTGGCGGTGGGGCTGACGGTTCTCGCCCTGGGAAGCCTCGGCGCGGGGGTTTCGGGCAACCGCCTTGCCGGTTGGGGGACCGATCCGAAGTTCGCGCCGATCACCGCCGACCTGGGCCGGGCCGAGCGGCTCTGGACCCAGTCGGCCCGGATCATCCGGGACTTCCCGATCCTTGGGACGGGACTGGGCACCTTCGGCCGGGTCATTCCGTCGTACAAAGCAACCGATGCCAGCCCAACGACTGCCGGCAGCAGCGTGTTGCAGTGGGTGGTGGAATCGGGCCTGGCCGGGGCGGGGGTGCTTGGCCTGGCATTGCTGTGGGGCCTGGCTCGGATCGTGAGGGCCTGGCGGCGGGTCGGATCGGCCGACCGGGCGTTGGCCTGTGGACTGGTGGCCTCGGCGGTCTGCTTCGGGGTCTTTGCCAGTGTTCACTGGACGGTCGAGTTGCCCGCCGTGGCCCTGTCGGCCTGTGCGGTGCTGGGGACCCTGGACCGCTGGCTGTCCGGTGGGACGGATCTGTTTGTCGAGGCCGCCTGA
- a CDS encoding FHA domain-containing protein → MPRVADQLQGGAIRMHDAAYLHIRARNSRATRIVSLTEASVRIGRGRSCEVRLDDPALAEVECLLRRRGNTWHLQPVEASSTLTLDGRPADAPRPVPMGSTLRLADRWLTLLPTMDAPDLDPDPDPTLPPEEQVVIASEPEPQTRPQDEQPPESSSDPLDQQKAEVARLEARLKQRERWLKDRLHERQWEARWRAAGASIKNRERPVGQPEPKVRASSAPLRPTVTPEPSLRARREPVAPVAPRYQRPTPSEPPSYPTPANRTQPKAAPRPSSIEDEATCPEVAEPPMVEAPPQSRALRVTQEIVPVETLLRSTTPDPELASESGEPTPLEQKAEEPSPQTAESLLEASLLVEAEGVEPGPIAVDEQDDPVAIDDQEDATATSDAIEPIDGMIEALAADRLEELEPAPDPTETPAVEGLSQVEVETPGDPIALDPAPSEEPADPARSTCTELAIPWEGPSLAIAEPLACVDTEQTVEPASPVEKRPKLGVPMIGLSELVSFLSRKPSEVTQTTEPEPEPEPEPLAAPEPAVENHDAPVENVAEPTEPRAETPAAPEPIEDPSEPIEPFVPEASGNDEPEPIVTRSGDWPSAKAILTAQPDRERARSRPAARNRAAARLPLPTDRIAPAGWTVPGGSWLCIPLMFVAVAVGAVGLRLSWTWAVVDRETGRLADQLADGKRPEGTTLELSIEREQELPPAKWWNSTSDQMIMRAALLSGQGVGFDPANQERAGDLLHAASGNAPGHPSLRFAKAWRALQEPGVDPAAAAVGLSRDVWSLSWTGRALLAKGNVEAAKRVYRSALEMACRAQPDPSARPTFHSEPRGGRFGLPLEDLINVVVLDMANRPEWSTEDWQDVLPDVAEVWLVAARLLRNRGDSAAEAALDRAIALGEEPAPSGCSTALHEAASAEALALAGRFDEAAERYQSAVEHLSKAEEPARRSWMFNLAELYGRTGKSSDERSCLLASMTTDPNDPVTSEAIRIQLRRGMSLVGTEGGEGDGTDLSVTARPLRSRTLGE, encoded by the coding sequence ATGCCCCGCGTTGCGGATCAGCTTCAAGGAGGAGCGATCAGGATGCACGATGCGGCCTATCTGCACATCCGAGCCCGGAATAGCCGGGCGACCCGGATCGTCTCGCTGACCGAGGCGAGCGTCCGGATTGGCCGGGGCCGATCGTGCGAGGTCCGGCTCGATGACCCTGCGCTGGCCGAGGTCGAGTGCCTGCTCCGTCGCCGCGGGAACACCTGGCACCTCCAGCCAGTCGAGGCCTCCTCGACGCTGACCCTTGACGGTCGACCGGCCGACGCCCCCCGCCCGGTCCCGATGGGCTCGACGCTGCGACTGGCCGACCGCTGGTTGACCTTGCTCCCCACGATGGATGCCCCCGACCTCGATCCGGATCCCGACCCCACACTTCCCCCCGAGGAGCAGGTGGTCATCGCCAGCGAGCCGGAGCCGCAAACCCGCCCGCAGGATGAGCAACCCCCGGAGTCGTCCTCTGACCCCCTCGACCAGCAGAAGGCTGAGGTGGCTCGCCTCGAAGCCCGGCTCAAGCAGCGGGAACGATGGCTCAAGGATCGCTTGCACGAACGTCAATGGGAAGCCCGATGGCGAGCGGCCGGCGCCTCGATCAAGAACCGGGAACGCCCCGTTGGGCAACCGGAGCCGAAGGTCCGCGCCTCCTCGGCCCCGTTGAGGCCAACGGTCACCCCGGAGCCCTCGCTCCGAGCACGTCGGGAACCCGTGGCTCCCGTCGCTCCTCGATACCAACGTCCGACCCCGAGCGAGCCACCGTCGTATCCCACCCCAGCGAATCGAACGCAACCGAAGGCGGCCCCTCGACCGTCCTCGATCGAGGACGAGGCGACCTGTCCCGAGGTCGCCGAACCGCCAATGGTCGAGGCTCCGCCCCAGAGCCGGGCGCTGCGAGTGACCCAGGAGATCGTGCCGGTCGAGACGCTGCTCCGATCGACCACCCCCGATCCTGAACTCGCCTCCGAATCGGGAGAGCCCACGCCCTTGGAGCAGAAGGCCGAGGAACCATCCCCCCAGACTGCTGAGTCTCTCCTGGAGGCGAGTCTCCTCGTCGAAGCGGAGGGGGTCGAACCCGGACCGATCGCGGTCGATGAGCAGGACGATCCTGTTGCGATCGACGACCAGGAGGACGCCACGGCGACTTCTGACGCGATCGAGCCGATCGACGGCATGATCGAGGCCCTGGCGGCCGATCGCCTGGAGGAGTTGGAGCCGGCTCCCGATCCGACCGAGACGCCGGCGGTCGAGGGGTTGAGTCAGGTTGAGGTCGAGACTCCAGGCGATCCGATCGCCTTGGATCCGGCCCCGAGCGAGGAGCCCGCCGACCCGGCCCGCTCGACCTGCACCGAACTGGCAATCCCCTGGGAAGGGCCGAGCCTGGCGATTGCGGAGCCCTTGGCCTGCGTGGACACCGAGCAGACGGTTGAGCCGGCTTCGCCCGTCGAGAAGCGGCCGAAGCTCGGGGTGCCGATGATCGGACTGTCCGAACTCGTCTCGTTCCTGAGCCGTAAGCCTTCCGAGGTGACGCAGACCACCGAGCCCGAGCCCGAGCCGGAACCCGAACCGCTCGCGGCGCCGGAACCGGCGGTCGAGAACCACGACGCGCCCGTGGAAAACGTGGCCGAGCCGACCGAACCGCGAGCCGAAACCCCTGCCGCCCCCGAGCCGATCGAGGATCCCTCGGAGCCAATCGAGCCCTTCGTCCCAGAGGCAAGCGGCAACGACGAGCCCGAGCCGATCGTCACGCGATCGGGTGACTGGCCCTCGGCGAAGGCCATCTTGACGGCTCAGCCCGATCGGGAGCGAGCGAGGTCGAGGCCGGCCGCTCGGAACCGAGCGGCGGCACGACTTCCGCTGCCGACCGACCGGATCGCCCCCGCCGGCTGGACCGTTCCCGGAGGTTCGTGGCTCTGCATTCCCTTGATGTTCGTGGCCGTGGCGGTCGGAGCGGTGGGCCTTCGGCTCTCCTGGACCTGGGCCGTCGTGGACCGAGAGACCGGACGCCTGGCCGATCAACTGGCCGACGGGAAGCGACCGGAAGGGACCACTCTGGAGCTGTCGATCGAACGCGAGCAAGAGCTGCCTCCGGCGAAATGGTGGAACAGTACGTCCGATCAAATGATCATGCGAGCGGCCTTGCTCTCTGGACAGGGAGTGGGGTTTGATCCGGCCAATCAGGAGCGTGCCGGCGACCTCTTGCATGCGGCCTCGGGCAATGCTCCGGGACATCCGAGCCTGCGATTCGCGAAGGCCTGGCGAGCCCTGCAGGAGCCGGGGGTCGATCCGGCCGCTGCTGCCGTGGGGCTCAGTCGAGACGTCTGGAGCCTGTCCTGGACCGGACGGGCCTTGCTCGCGAAGGGGAACGTGGAGGCGGCGAAGCGGGTCTACCGATCGGCCCTGGAAATGGCCTGTCGCGCCCAGCCCGATCCCTCGGCAAGACCCACCTTTCATAGTGAACCCCGGGGGGGACGCTTCGGCCTCCCTCTGGAAGACCTGATCAACGTCGTCGTGCTCGACATGGCCAACCGGCCTGAATGGTCGACCGAGGACTGGCAAGACGTCTTGCCCGACGTGGCCGAGGTCTGGCTGGTGGCGGCCCGGTTGCTCCGGAATCGAGGCGATTCGGCGGCCGAAGCGGCCCTCGATCGAGCCATCGCGCTGGGTGAGGAACCGGCTCCTTCAGGATGCTCAACCGCCCTGCACGAGGCGGCCTCGGCCGAAGCCCTGGCGCTGGCCGGTCGCTTTGACGAGGCGGCCGAGCGGTACCAGTCGGCCGTCGAGCACCTCTCGAAGGCCGAGGAGCCGGCCCGGCGTTCCTGGATGTTCAACCTGGCCGAACTGTACGGCCGCACCGGCAAGAGCAGCGACGAGCGATCTTGCCTGCTGGCAAGCATGACCACTGACCCGAACGACCCGGTCACGAGCGAGGCCATCCGCATCCAGCTTCGGCGCGGGATGAGCCTGGTCGGCACCGAAGGCGGCGAGGGGGACGGGACCGACCTGTCGGTGACTGCCCGACCGTTGCGATCGCGGACCCTCGGAGAGTGA
- a CDS encoding exosortase/archaeosortase family protein: protein MATSTISARDDASAPVPRELPPLLAQIRDGWRDRDGRTALLGAAACLALLAVLFRSTLVHFVQVWSTDQNYSHGFLVPLISLYFANMAAQYGPIRQVPAVGVGVVLLMMALLGRLATIVVPVGIASDLSFIAGLAGIVALFAGREALSRYGFALAFLVFMVPLPIHLYTTIANPLQLMVSKAASVILNGTGLPVLCEGNHLTLPGGVRMFVAEACSGMRQLTGFLALTTAVAFLTPRPRWYRLVLIGSAIPVALTANIARVVLTGWIMAYDPKLAQGTFHTIEGLLLMGFGLALLRIECAILNMIVEEDRPASAATSAAPAAG from the coding sequence TTGGCGACTTCCACCATCTCGGCCCGAGACGACGCTTCGGCGCCGGTCCCCCGTGAACTCCCGCCGTTGCTGGCCCAGATTCGGGACGGCTGGCGCGACCGCGACGGCCGAACGGCCCTGCTGGGGGCCGCGGCCTGCCTGGCCTTGCTGGCGGTCCTGTTCCGATCGACGCTGGTGCACTTTGTGCAGGTCTGGTCGACGGATCAGAACTACAGTCATGGCTTTCTGGTTCCCCTGATCAGCCTCTACTTTGCCAACATGGCGGCCCAGTACGGCCCGATTCGGCAGGTGCCGGCGGTGGGGGTGGGGGTGGTCTTGCTGATGATGGCCCTGCTGGGGCGGCTGGCGACGATCGTCGTGCCGGTCGGGATCGCCAGCGACCTGTCGTTTATCGCGGGGCTGGCGGGAATCGTGGCGTTGTTTGCGGGTCGGGAAGCGTTGTCTCGGTATGGGTTTGCGCTCGCGTTCCTGGTCTTCATGGTTCCCTTGCCAATCCACCTGTACACAACGATCGCCAATCCCTTGCAACTGATGGTCAGCAAGGCAGCCTCGGTGATCCTCAACGGCACCGGGTTGCCGGTGCTGTGCGAGGGGAACCATCTGACCTTGCCGGGCGGCGTCCGGATGTTCGTGGCCGAGGCGTGCAGCGGGATGAGGCAGCTCACCGGGTTCCTTGCCCTGACGACCGCCGTGGCCTTCCTGACACCGAGGCCGAGGTGGTATCGCCTGGTCCTGATTGGTTCGGCCATTCCGGTGGCGTTGACGGCGAACATTGCTCGGGTGGTGCTGACCGGCTGGATCATGGCCTACGATCCGAAGCTGGCGCAGGGGACCTTTCACACGATCGAAGGGCTGTTGCTCATGGGATTCGGGCTGGCGTTGCTGCGGATTGAGTGCGCGATTCTGAACATGATCGTCGAGGAGGACCGGCCAGCCTCGGCCGCAACCAGCGCCGCCCCGGCGGCGGGATGA
- a CDS encoding EpsI family protein, giving the protein MTTTRRAVLGLAILSLGLVAEAAVERATLTDRPPLKRSLQTIPMTLGNWVGKDEPVDEKIAVESQATEYLNRVYTLRGRPGVQVWLWMNYSDRGLNLRHSPEVCLPSGGWEKIESLTKVVAIDRASGPPQEVSVLGYGKSELVQKIGFWYYIFGEGRIERFVRGLPISSRSSHGRTTRGSGLTVEVFYPSETGLGDDELRDFITELLDVMDPVLPEDRASYHIP; this is encoded by the coding sequence ATGACCACGACCCGACGCGCGGTGCTGGGCCTCGCGATCCTGAGCCTCGGCCTGGTGGCCGAAGCGGCGGTGGAACGGGCAACCCTGACCGACCGGCCGCCGTTGAAGCGGTCGTTGCAAACGATTCCGATGACCCTGGGAAACTGGGTCGGCAAGGATGAACCGGTCGACGAAAAGATCGCCGTCGAGTCGCAGGCGACCGAGTACCTGAACCGGGTCTACACACTTCGAGGGCGGCCGGGGGTGCAGGTCTGGCTCTGGATGAATTACTCGGATCGAGGGCTGAACCTGCGTCACTCTCCGGAAGTCTGCCTGCCCTCGGGAGGGTGGGAGAAGATCGAGTCGTTGACCAAGGTGGTTGCGATCGACCGGGCCTCGGGACCACCGCAAGAGGTTTCGGTGCTGGGCTACGGCAAGAGTGAACTGGTCCAGAAGATCGGATTCTGGTACTACATTTTCGGAGAAGGTCGCATTGAGCGGTTCGTCCGGGGCCTGCCGATCTCCAGCCGGAGCAGCCACGGCCGCACCACGCGGGGGTCGGGACTGACGGTGGAGGTCTTCTACCCCAGTGAAACCGGGCTCGGCGATGACGAGCTGCGCGACTTCATTACAGAATTGCTCGACGTGATGGATCCGGTCCTGCCGGAGGATCGGGCCTCGTATCACATCCCCTGA
- the gmd gene encoding GDP-mannose 4,6-dehydratase, whose product MKHALITGITGQDGSYLADFLLEKPDYVVHGLVRRTSTLNRSRIDHIVRNPAYADRFHLHYADLGDASSLSMLMETIRPDEVYNLGAQSHVRVSFDQPIYTADVVGVGTLRLLEAVRQLARSQPVRFYQASSSEMFGSAPPPQTMETPFHPRSPYACAKLYAHWQTINYREAYGLFACSGILFNHESPRRGESFVTRKITVGATRIKEGLQKKLVMGNLDAKRDWGFAGDYVKAMWLMLQQEEPDDYIVAMGVTHSVREFLEKTFSKLDLDYNDFVEFDERYMRPSEVDVLLGDPSKAKQKLGWEPEVDLDGLVSMMVEHDLELARREKYALGYKSTGINAPHLSV is encoded by the coding sequence ATGAAGCATGCGTTGATCACCGGGATCACCGGTCAGGACGGATCGTACCTGGCCGACTTCCTGCTGGAGAAGCCGGATTACGTGGTGCATGGCCTGGTCCGGCGGACCAGCACCTTGAACCGATCGCGGATCGACCACATCGTCCGCAACCCGGCCTATGCCGATCGGTTCCACCTGCACTACGCCGACCTGGGAGACGCCTCCAGCCTGTCGATGCTGATGGAGACGATCCGGCCGGACGAGGTGTACAACCTGGGGGCGCAGAGCCACGTCCGCGTCTCGTTCGACCAGCCGATCTACACGGCCGACGTGGTGGGGGTGGGAACGCTCCGGCTGCTCGAAGCGGTTCGGCAGCTCGCCCGCAGCCAGCCGGTGCGGTTCTACCAGGCGTCCAGCTCGGAGATGTTCGGCTCGGCCCCGCCGCCGCAGACGATGGAGACGCCGTTCCACCCGCGCAGTCCGTACGCCTGTGCCAAGCTGTATGCCCACTGGCAGACGATCAACTATCGGGAAGCCTACGGGCTGTTCGCCTGCTCGGGCATTCTGTTCAACCACGAGAGCCCCCGGCGCGGCGAGAGCTTCGTGACCCGGAAGATCACCGTCGGGGCCACCCGGATCAAGGAAGGCTTGCAGAAGAAGCTGGTCATGGGGAACCTCGACGCCAAGCGCGACTGGGGATTCGCCGGCGACTACGTGAAGGCCATGTGGCTGATGCTCCAGCAAGAGGAGCCGGATGACTACATCGTGGCGATGGGGGTGACCCATTCGGTCCGCGAGTTCCTGGAGAAGACCTTCTCGAAGCTCGACCTCGACTACAACGACTTCGTCGAGTTCGACGAGCGGTACATGAGGCCCTCGGAAGTGGACGTGTTGCTCGGCGACCCGAGCAAGGCGAAGCAGAAGCTCGGCTGGGAGCCGGAGGTCGATCTCGACGGCCTGGTGAGCATGATGGTCGAGCACGACCTGGAACTGGCCCGGAGGGAGAAGTACGCCCTCGGCTACAAAAGCACCGGGATCAACGCCCCCCACCTGAGCGTCTGA